The following proteins come from a genomic window of Triticum aestivum cultivar Chinese Spring chromosome 6A, IWGSC CS RefSeq v2.1, whole genome shotgun sequence:
- the LOC123132092 gene encoding uncharacterized protein, whose amino-acid sequence MARLATILSFGDRAEEGADAIPEPQEDYQGEHDDDDDAASDASGDSFEFAFARPLAPAGGEALADDLFAHGRMLPAYPVFHRRQARDDDDAATSATAPPSPDTYCAWAPRSAPGSPAREPAAAFPKSASTGTGEAARRFRLRDILGSGGRSHSDGKEKFLFLQPTPATKPKSRTSALSTPSAPAAKKTQAQQKQGKKKGAAAAPTEMDMATAHRLFYSKPGAAAGPGGERTTTTTKTSYLPYRPAIVGFFATAHALRPKHHPY is encoded by the coding sequence ATGGCGCGCCTGGCGACCATCCTCAGCTTCGGGGACCGCGCCGAGGAGGGCGCGGACGCCATCCCGGAGCCGCAGGAGGACTACCAGGgagaacacgacgacgacgacgacgcggcgtCGGATGCCAGCGGCGACAGCTTCGAGTTCGCGTTCGCGCGGCCGCTGGCGCCGGCGGGCGGGGAGGCGCTGGCGGACGACCTCTTCGCGCACGGCCGCATGCTCCCGGCCTACCCGGTCTTCCACCGCCGCCAGGCCcgagacgacgacgacgcggccacCTCCGCGacggcgccgccctcgccggacaCGTACTGCGCGTGGGCGCCGCGGTCGGCGCCGGGGTCGCCCGCGCGCGAGCCGGCGGCGGCCTTCCCCAAGAGCGCGTCcacgggcacgggcgaggccgcgCGCCGGTTCCGCCTGCGCGACATCCTCGGCTCCGGCGGCCGCTCCCACAGCGACGGCAAGGAGAAGTTCCTCTTCCTGCAGCCGACCCCCGCCACCAAGCCCAAGTCCAGGACGAGCGCATTGTCCACCCCGTCGGCGCCTGCCGCCAAGAAGACACAGGCGCAGCAGAAGCAGGGCAAGAAGAAGGGCGCCGCCGCGGCCCCGACGGAGATGGACATGGCCACCGCGCACCGGCTCTTCTACAGCAAGCCCGGCGCGGCGGCCGGCCCCGGCGGcgagaggacgacgacgacgacgaaaaCGTCGTACCTGCCCTACCGGCCGGCCATCGTCGGCTTCTTCGCCACCGCGCACGCGCTGCGCCCCAAGCACCACCCGTACTAG